One segment of Miscanthus floridulus cultivar M001 unplaced genomic scaffold, ASM1932011v1 fs_149_3_4, whole genome shotgun sequence DNA contains the following:
- the LOC136530510 gene encoding uncharacterized protein produces the protein MAFVPATAAASATLFLSILSPARSAGACVCLQPRKLFSAPLHAAKGPNSAPVVLESKAKGKKKKGSGAGNLDGALDVEIREAQEYLDSDEQVTVTPSCFAT, from the coding sequence ATGGCCTTCGTCCCCgcgaccgccgccgcctccgctacCCTCTTCCTCTCCATCCTGTCCCCAGCACGTAGCGCCGGCGCGTGCGTCTGCCTGCAGCCCCGGAAACTGTTCTCAGCTCCGCTGCACGCGGCGAAGGGCCCCAACTCGGCGCCGGTGGTGTTGGAGAGCAAGGctaaggggaagaagaagaaggggtccGGCGCTGGGAACCTCGACGGAGCCCTCGACGTCGAGATCAGGGAGGCGCAGGAGTACCTCGACAGCGACGAGCAGGTGACTGTGACTCCCTCGTGCTTTGCAACTTGA